In Candidatus Cohnella colombiensis, one DNA window encodes the following:
- a CDS encoding alpha-galactosidase: protein MAIHYDLEHRVFHLQTPNSSYVIQLIRDGVPVHAYWGRKVTNAPWPGMLKYEERASFSPNPYPDDRSISFDTLPQEYAAYGASDFRHPAYQVQLADGTTITELLYESHRIVAGKPLLEGLPATYVENQDEAETLELTLHDAKSGLKVILSYTVFASHDAIARSVKLINAGTQSLRLLRALSGSVDFKHDRYDFIQLSGAWARERDVVRRRLRSGMTAIESRRGSSSHQQNPFIALASPEADEDHGEVYGFSLVYSGNFIAQAEVDQFKTTRVSMGINPFDFNWLLEAGEAFQTPELIMVYSNGGLGEMSRSYHRLYRTRLCRGQYRDQTRPVLVNNWEATYFQFNAEKIESIAKVGQELGIELFVLDDGWFGHRDSDNSSLGDWTVDQNKLPNGLEDLARRVNKLDMQFGLWFEPEMISPDSELYRAHPDWCLHVPDVRRTEGRSQLILDLSRQDVCDYIIDAVSSVLRSAPIQYVKWDMNRNMTEIGSALLPPERQRETAHRYMLGLYRVLEEITSAFPHILFESCSGGGGRFDPGMLYYMPQTWTSDNTDAVTRLRIQYGTSLVYPISTMGAHVSAVPNHQVNRITSLKTRGDVAMSGNFGYELDLTQMSEEEKTEVKRQVKQYKEIRHLVQFGQFYRLRSPFEGNDTAWMMVSEDRSEAFAVYVRVLGEPNAPHDWLKFKGLDANAQYRLVDSDDVYGGDQLMYAGLPIPRLYGDYLSYVWRFERV from the coding sequence ATGGCAATTCACTATGATTTGGAGCACCGTGTATTTCATTTGCAAACCCCAAATTCGAGCTATGTCATTCAATTGATTCGAGACGGCGTTCCCGTACATGCTTATTGGGGACGTAAAGTTACTAATGCACCATGGCCGGGCATGCTTAAATATGAAGAAAGAGCGTCATTTTCACCGAATCCTTATCCAGATGATCGCTCCATTTCCTTCGATACGTTACCGCAGGAATACGCTGCATATGGTGCAAGCGATTTTCGTCATCCTGCCTATCAAGTTCAGCTTGCGGATGGCACAACGATTACAGAGCTATTGTATGAAAGCCACCGGATTGTTGCGGGAAAGCCACTGTTAGAAGGACTTCCTGCGACATATGTGGAGAATCAAGATGAAGCAGAGACGTTGGAGCTTACTTTGCACGATGCGAAGTCAGGACTAAAGGTGATTTTGTCTTACACCGTATTTGCTTCTCATGATGCAATCGCAAGGTCGGTAAAGCTGATAAACGCAGGTACGCAGTCGCTTCGCTTGCTTCGTGCGCTAAGTGGTAGTGTAGATTTCAAGCATGATCGTTATGATTTCATTCAGTTATCTGGAGCTTGGGCACGCGAACGCGATGTTGTGCGTCGTAGACTTAGATCAGGCATGACTGCAATTGAAAGTCGTCGCGGATCGAGCAGTCATCAGCAAAATCCGTTTATCGCGCTTGCTTCTCCTGAGGCGGACGAAGATCACGGTGAAGTATATGGATTCAGCTTAGTCTATAGTGGCAATTTCATAGCGCAGGCTGAGGTAGATCAGTTTAAAACGACGCGTGTGTCGATGGGGATTAATCCCTTCGATTTTAATTGGTTGCTTGAAGCAGGTGAGGCGTTTCAAACACCGGAGCTAATTATGGTGTATTCTAACGGTGGCTTAGGCGAGATGTCTCGTTCGTATCACCGCCTATATCGGACGCGGTTATGCCGTGGTCAGTACCGCGATCAAACGCGTCCGGTACTCGTAAACAATTGGGAAGCGACCTATTTCCAATTCAATGCGGAGAAAATCGAAAGCATTGCTAAGGTCGGTCAAGAGCTAGGTATTGAACTGTTCGTGCTTGATGATGGCTGGTTTGGTCATCGAGATAGCGACAATAGCTCGTTGGGTGATTGGACGGTAGATCAGAACAAGCTCCCTAACGGCTTGGAGGATTTGGCTAGGCGTGTGAACAAGCTCGATATGCAATTCGGACTGTGGTTCGAACCGGAGATGATTTCTCCAGACAGCGAGCTTTATCGTGCGCATCCGGACTGGTGTCTGCATGTTCCAGATGTTCGTCGTACAGAGGGACGCAGTCAACTCATTCTGGATCTCTCACGTCAAGATGTATGTGATTATATTATTGATGCAGTAAGCTCGGTACTTCGTTCTGCACCGATTCAATATGTCAAATGGGACATGAACCGGAATATGACGGAGATCGGTTCAGCGCTGCTCCCACCAGAACGTCAACGGGAAACCGCACATCGCTATATGCTTGGATTGTATCGAGTGTTAGAGGAAATAACTTCGGCATTCCCTCACATTTTATTCGAAAGCTGTTCAGGTGGCGGTGGCAGATTCGATCCAGGGATGCTGTATTATATGCCACAGACGTGGACGAGCGATAATACCGATGCGGTTACCCGCTTGCGGATTCAATATGGAACAAGTTTAGTGTATCCGATTAGCACGATGGGAGCGCATGTGTCTGCGGTTCCGAATCACCAAGTGAATCGAATCACTTCTTTGAAGACTCGTGGCGATGTAGCGATGTCAGGCAACTTCGGTTATGAGCTTGATCTCACACAGATGTCGGAGGAAGAGAAGACAGAAGTGAAGCGTCAGGTGAAGCAGTACAAAGAAATTCGTCACCTGGTGCAGTTCGGTCAATTTTACCGTCTGCGTAGTCCATTCGAAGGAAATGATACGGCGTGGATGATGGTGTCTGAAGATCGATCTGAGGCGTTTGCAGTATATGTTCGCGTACTCGGCGAACCCAATGCGCCTCATGATTGGTTGAAGTTCAAAGGGCTAGACGCGAATGCTCAGTATCGGTTAGTTGATTCTGATGATGTGTATGGCGGCGACCAACTCATGTATGCGGGATTGCCGATTCCTCGCCTGTATGGCGATTATCTAAGCTATGTATGGCGATTTGAGCGCGTGTGA
- a CDS encoding DUF3892 domain-containing protein gives MDNNEQVQQVTAVRKNGDGDIIQLQLSSGQVVDYKEAQQMAKANLIDNVNVFRGRDGDEHLRSNADGIEENNLDQLPTF, from the coding sequence ATGGACAACAATGAACAAGTTCAACAAGTCACCGCAGTACGTAAAAATGGCGACGGAGACATCATCCAGCTACAGCTGTCTTCCGGTCAAGTCGTCGACTACAAGGAAGCGCAGCAGATGGCGAAAGCGAACCTGATCGATAACGTGAACGTATTCCGCGGACGCGACGGCGACGAGCATTTGCGCTCTAATGCCGACGGGATCGAAGAGAATAACTTGGATCAGCTACCTACTTTTTAA
- a CDS encoding SDR family NAD(P)-dependent oxidoreductase encodes MTGASRGVGYQTSIFMAKQGCNLILHSRSNEHTKKVEEEVKALGVDAYCVQAELANHEEVVSMLDEIEAKGTQVDIIFNNAAVQIAYRTDYWNTPVEDFDMSFRINFISIATICHRLIPKMIERGFGRVINTTSGIKNEPEQAGYAASKAALDKFTKDLASRLEGTDVMINITDPGWCRTDLGGPNAPGAVESVIPGIAVGAFVDDKKSGRFLHAQNFTGMSLEDAVAKAETISANPYII; translated from the coding sequence ATTACAGGGGCAAGCAGAGGCGTAGGCTATCAAACTTCTATTTTTATGGCTAAGCAAGGATGCAATCTGATCTTACATAGTAGAAGTAATGAACATACAAAAAAAGTAGAAGAAGAAGTAAAGGCGCTTGGTGTTGATGCCTATTGTGTACAGGCAGAGCTGGCCAACCATGAGGAAGTTGTTTCTATGCTTGATGAAATTGAAGCAAAGGGAACGCAGGTTGACATTATTTTCAACAACGCTGCAGTGCAAATTGCATATAGAACGGATTACTGGAATACGCCTGTTGAAGATTTTGATATGAGCTTCCGAATTAATTTTATTTCCATTGCGACCATTTGCCATCGATTGATTCCAAAGATGATTGAGCGCGGATTTGGTCGTGTAATCAATACAACAAGTGGCATTAAGAATGAACCGGAGCAAGCTGGCTATGCTGCGAGTAAAGCGGCTTTAGACAAGTTTACAAAGGATCTTGCATCGCGCTTGGAAGGAACCGATGTCATGATTAATATTACTGATCCGGGCTGGTGCAGAACGGACTTAGGTGGCCCGAACGCGCCAGGTGCAGTAGAAAGCGTCATTCCTGGCATAGCTGTTGGAGCATTCGTTGATGATAAAAAAAGCGGTCGGTTTCTCCACGCGCAAAATTTTACCGGAATGTCATTGGAAGATGCAGTTGCGAAGGCGGAAACGATAAGCGCTAACCCGTATATTATTTAA
- a CDS encoding DUF6232 family protein: protein MENLPIYKDNNFTLTKEMFISGNARFSMFHLSSIRLVKSRREIPYNLLILEILFIVGGLAWKYPYHGYVALLGFLGLLGSVIYFIFRKPIHKLILIFASGEREVIAVTDYVYLEKLANAFSRALVEATSKRMIS, encoded by the coding sequence TTGGAAAATCTACCGATCTACAAAGATAACAACTTCACATTGACCAAGGAAATGTTTATTAGCGGTAACGCTCGGTTTTCCATGTTCCATCTCAGTTCAATTCGGTTAGTGAAGTCGAGAAGAGAGATACCATACAACTTGTTAATCCTTGAAATTTTGTTCATTGTGGGTGGACTCGCCTGGAAGTATCCTTACCATGGATATGTCGCTTTACTAGGGTTTCTTGGACTACTGGGGTCTGTGATATACTTTATATTTAGAAAGCCGATACATAAGCTCATATTGATCTTTGCTTCGGGCGAGCGCGAAGTGATCGCAGTTACGGATTACGTCTATCTGGAAAAGCTAGCGAATGCCTTTAGTCGAGCGCTTGTTGAGGCAACGAGTAAAAGAATGATTTCATAA
- a CDS encoding xylose ABC transporter ATP-binding protein, translating to MTAVLEMRNITKEFPGVKALNDVTFTVKKGEVHALCGENGAGKSTLMKVLSGLYPTGTYEGDILINGQEKHFHKIKDAEEAGIAIIYQELALAKDLSIGENLFLGKEPARFGIINWEHLYKESEKWLHEVGLTISPEHVTGSLGIGKQQQVEIAKALSKNANILILDEPTAALTEQEVEILLDILREFKQRGVTCIYISHKLNEVFEIADSITVLRDGMTIGTYPINEVTEDKVISLMVGRELKERFPRIEAEPGEVVLKVTDYSVMNPDVPGKKVVDNVSFEVRKGEIFGIAGLMGAGRTELVMSLFGSYLGQNYGSVEIDGKPVKIKNTQHAIREGLALVSEDRKKYGLVLGMDIKSNVTLASLKSISPGGVINHNQEIKSGNSFIDSLKIKANSVETIAGTLSGGNQQKVVLGKWLMTSPKILILDEPTRGIDVGAKFEIYNIMNDLIRQGVSIIMVSSELPELLGMSHRIMVISEGKKMGEFDADEATQEMIMTAATGGKDR from the coding sequence GTGACTGCTGTATTAGAGATGAGGAACATTACGAAGGAATTCCCTGGCGTTAAAGCTCTTAACGATGTTACTTTCACAGTGAAGAAGGGTGAAGTGCATGCGTTATGCGGGGAAAATGGTGCAGGGAAGTCGACGTTGATGAAGGTGCTTAGCGGATTGTATCCGACCGGTACTTATGAAGGCGATATTCTCATCAACGGACAAGAGAAACATTTTCACAAAATAAAAGACGCTGAAGAAGCGGGCATTGCCATCATCTATCAAGAGCTCGCACTAGCGAAGGACCTTTCTATCGGTGAAAATCTCTTTTTGGGGAAAGAGCCTGCTAGGTTCGGCATTATCAATTGGGAACATCTCTATAAGGAAAGCGAAAAGTGGTTGCATGAAGTAGGCTTAACGATAAGCCCTGAGCACGTAACAGGAAGTCTAGGCATCGGAAAGCAGCAACAGGTAGAAATTGCGAAGGCGCTCTCCAAAAATGCGAATATTCTAATCCTCGATGAACCAACAGCGGCTTTGACAGAGCAGGAAGTAGAAATATTGCTCGATATTTTAAGAGAATTCAAGCAACGCGGTGTAACGTGTATTTACATTTCACACAAGCTGAATGAAGTATTCGAGATTGCAGATTCCATAACTGTGCTTCGCGATGGAATGACGATCGGAACATACCCCATAAACGAGGTTACAGAAGATAAGGTAATCTCACTCATGGTCGGACGCGAGTTGAAAGAGCGCTTTCCGCGTATTGAAGCAGAGCCCGGTGAGGTTGTGCTTAAAGTAACCGATTACTCGGTGATGAATCCGGATGTGCCTGGAAAGAAAGTCGTTGACAATGTCTCTTTCGAGGTAAGAAAAGGTGAAATTTTCGGAATCGCCGGATTGATGGGAGCAGGAAGAACCGAGCTCGTTATGAGCTTATTCGGATCTTACTTGGGGCAAAACTACGGTTCTGTTGAAATTGATGGCAAGCCCGTCAAGATTAAGAACACACAGCATGCCATTAGGGAAGGGCTAGCGCTCGTCTCTGAGGATCGTAAAAAATATGGTCTTGTGCTGGGTATGGATATTAAAAGCAATGTGACATTAGCTAGCTTGAAGTCCATCTCACCTGGTGGTGTCATTAACCATAATCAAGAGATCAAGAGTGGGAACAGTTTTATTGATTCACTCAAAATAAAGGCGAATTCGGTAGAAACGATTGCAGGTACGCTCAGTGGCGGTAATCAACAAAAAGTTGTTCTCGGGAAGTGGCTGATGACTTCACCGAAAATACTCATTCTCGATGAGCCAACACGCGGGATCGATGTGGGCGCTAAGTTTGAAATCTATAACATTATGAACGATCTGATTCGGCAAGGTGTCTCGATTATTATGGTGTCGTCCGAGTTGCCTGAACTGCTAGGAATGAGTCATCGAATCATGGTCATCTCAGAAGGCAAGAAGATGGGCGAATTTGATGCAGATGAAGCAACACAGGAAATGATCATGACTGCAGCTACAGGGGGAAAAGATCGATGA
- the xylF gene encoding D-xylose ABC transporter substrate-binding protein: MKKSFLKTGVVSLVLALVLVISACGSNNNSSSGSSDAGKSSSKSSNSDAKIKIGFSLDTLQEERWQKDRDLFVAAAEALGASVDVQAANSDDAKQIAQAESLISQGVDILVVVPHNAEATAAIVEKAHAAGIKVLAYDRLIKNSDLDLYVSFDNERVGEMQAKAITALAPKGKYVYIGGSETDNNAHLFKKGAFNILQPLIDSGDIQVVYDQFTKDWNPANALANMENALTANNNKVDAVVAANDGTAGGVIQALTAQGMAGKIPVSGQDAELAAAQRIVEGTQTMTVYKPIKLLAEKAAELAVKMAKGEDVGADKKVNNGKIDVPSILLDPIAVDKSNIDATVIADGFHSKEDVYKNVK; encoded by the coding sequence ATGAAAAAAAGCTTTTTGAAAACCGGGGTTGTTTCACTCGTACTTGCACTCGTTCTTGTCATCTCGGCATGTGGTAGCAACAACAACAGCTCCTCAGGCTCAAGTGATGCAGGTAAGAGCTCATCTAAGTCAAGCAACTCAGATGCAAAAATCAAAATCGGCTTCTCGCTCGATACACTTCAAGAGGAACGTTGGCAGAAAGATAGAGACTTGTTCGTAGCAGCAGCTGAAGCGCTTGGCGCATCCGTTGATGTTCAAGCAGCGAACAGTGACGATGCTAAGCAAATCGCACAAGCAGAAAGCTTGATCAGCCAAGGCGTAGACATTCTTGTCGTCGTACCACACAATGCAGAAGCAACTGCTGCAATCGTAGAAAAAGCGCATGCTGCTGGAATTAAAGTTCTTGCTTATGACCGTTTGATCAAGAACTCCGATCTCGACCTGTACGTTTCCTTCGACAACGAGCGTGTAGGCGAAATGCAAGCAAAAGCAATTACAGCACTTGCTCCTAAAGGAAAGTATGTATACATCGGTGGATCTGAGACAGATAACAATGCTCACTTGTTCAAAAAGGGTGCATTCAATATCCTTCAACCATTGATCGATAGCGGCGACATTCAAGTTGTATATGACCAATTCACGAAAGATTGGAACCCTGCAAACGCACTTGCTAACATGGAAAATGCGTTGACAGCAAACAACAACAAGGTTGATGCAGTTGTTGCAGCGAATGATGGTACTGCTGGCGGTGTAATCCAAGCGCTTACAGCACAAGGCATGGCTGGTAAAATTCCAGTATCCGGTCAAGATGCTGAGCTTGCTGCAGCACAACGGATCGTTGAAGGCACACAAACGATGACGGTTTACAAACCAATTAAATTGCTGGCTGAAAAAGCTGCTGAATTGGCAGTGAAAATGGCTAAGGGCGAAGATGTTGGCGCAGATAAGAAAGTAAACAACGGTAAAATCGATGTTCCTTCCATCTTGCTTGATCCAATTGCTGTTGATAAATCGAATATCGATGCAACAGTAATCGCAGATGGCTTCCACTCCAAAGAAGATGTATACAAAAACGTAAAATAA
- a CDS encoding methyl-accepting chemotaxis protein, with protein sequence MKVSTRLWLGFGVLCLFIGGLGSFALITMSSVNSNTEQIIHNWMPAVSKAYQIKLEAGQIHELQRQLIDDPTDQSLEQIIREKKDAVKALVEAYVSQSISEEGTAIASRFFIDYEGGEATDEQIKEQAKSGNIRGAKLLYEGVAARLFNDINKSLEQLIAISETEATAAGATNKAEFESGFQIIIIALCFVLLLAIGLSLWTIRSILLPIRTINGVLQSLAGAKGDLSQRLRIASGDEIETMANNVNEVLATVENMVNHIRDATTEVAASSERIETNCSQLSDATVEIADAITGLSAQAQEQAETTHASQRLVREYLNKLNHLAEKAQETFELANDAKQKTEHGSQQMASVLDVMMAITAQNAAANESLSSFRTKLVHIGNVNEMIKSISEQTNILSLNAGIESTRAGIHGKGFAVIANEVRKLSNDTKGSAQSIIQLMSSIQEDVEALTQQFQSNTRNIDVGCEQIQQLTATFQTIQAVNGTVMDNGMLTKNEATSMLNSSATIVDRFDQLSTLSEDQSAVSQQVSASVEEQLSSTQMIESFTKELSEQSGKLKGLVEQFHVANVNA encoded by the coding sequence GTGAAAGTCTCCACAAGATTGTGGCTAGGCTTTGGGGTGTTATGTTTGTTCATTGGGGGGTTAGGCAGCTTTGCGCTTATTACGATGAGCAGTGTGAACAGCAATACAGAACAAATCATTCACAACTGGATGCCGGCGGTGTCCAAAGCTTATCAGATTAAGCTTGAAGCAGGACAAATTCATGAATTACAGAGACAATTAATCGATGATCCTACAGATCAGTCACTTGAGCAAATCATTAGAGAGAAGAAGGATGCAGTAAAAGCACTTGTTGAAGCCTATGTGTCGCAATCGATCTCTGAGGAAGGAACGGCGATCGCTTCGAGATTTTTCATCGATTATGAGGGTGGCGAAGCCACTGATGAGCAGATCAAAGAGCAAGCAAAGTCAGGTAACATTAGAGGTGCGAAGTTATTGTACGAAGGTGTCGCAGCTAGATTGTTCAATGACATCAACAAAAGCTTGGAGCAATTAATTGCGATTAGCGAGACAGAGGCTACTGCTGCAGGAGCGACGAACAAGGCGGAATTTGAAAGTGGATTCCAAATCATAATTATCGCCTTATGCTTCGTCTTATTGCTCGCGATTGGTTTATCTTTATGGACGATTCGCTCGATACTTTTACCTATTCGTACAATAAACGGAGTATTGCAAAGCTTAGCTGGTGCGAAGGGCGATTTAAGCCAGCGGCTACGTATTGCGTCCGGCGATGAAATTGAAACGATGGCGAACAACGTTAATGAAGTGTTGGCTACTGTAGAAAACATGGTGAATCATATTCGTGATGCTACGACAGAAGTAGCAGCTTCCTCAGAGCGGATCGAAACGAATTGCAGTCAATTATCGGATGCGACTGTAGAAATTGCGGATGCGATAACAGGTTTAAGCGCACAAGCTCAGGAGCAGGCAGAAACGACCCACGCTTCACAACGCCTCGTGCGCGAATATTTGAACAAGCTTAATCATCTCGCGGAGAAAGCGCAAGAGACGTTCGAGCTAGCGAATGACGCGAAGCAGAAGACAGAGCATGGCAGCCAGCAGATGGCGTCTGTGCTTGACGTAATGATGGCCATTACAGCGCAGAATGCGGCTGCGAATGAAAGCTTATCTAGCTTCAGAACGAAGCTGGTGCATATCGGGAATGTCAATGAGATGATTAAGTCGATCTCAGAGCAGACGAATATATTGTCTCTTAATGCAGGGATAGAGTCGACGAGGGCTGGCATTCATGGAAAAGGCTTTGCTGTAATTGCAAATGAAGTGAGAAAGCTTTCGAACGACACTAAGGGTTCGGCGCAAAGCATCATTCAATTAATGTCCTCGATTCAAGAGGATGTGGAAGCTTTGACACAACAATTCCAGAGCAATACTCGCAATATTGATGTAGGCTGCGAACAAATTCAGCAGCTCACTGCAACGTTCCAGACCATTCAAGCTGTGAATGGTACAGTTATGGACAATGGTATGCTTACGAAAAATGAAGCGACGTCCATGCTTAACTCGTCTGCGACAATCGTAGATCGCTTCGATCAGCTAAGCACATTGTCAGAAGATCAGTCGGCTGTCAGCCAGCAAGTATCGGCTTCGGTCGAAGAGCAATTAAGCAGCACACAAATGATAGAAAGCTTTACGAAAGAGCTATCGGAGCAATCTGGAAAGTTGAAAGGATTAGTGGAACAATTTCACGTAGCCAATGTAAACGCTTAA
- the gguB gene encoding sugar ABC transporter permease, with product MSTNSDVTLSKVGSKRKFTGFKIDVRAYTMIGALLSIWVLFSLLHERFLSATNLSNLFLQMSATAILAIGMVLVIVAGHIDLSVGSLVGLTGGIAAMLNVWYDWPTVPVILVTVAIGAAIGFVQGWIIAYRAVPAFIVTLGGMLIFRGVLFGSTGSVTVAPLSPSLRTLGAAYVADIAGWVFGIAALLVAAYLVLRKRASRIQYGFDVSPFPLTILRIVVTGAFILGFVYIMNSYKGIPVPFIMVVVLALVFTFISKNTTFGRQIYAIGGNPEAARLSGINIKRRVLTVFILCNTLAAIAALILTARLSAATMSAGQTAELDAIAACVIGGTSLMGGAGTIVGAVIGALVMASLDNGMSLMNMESFWQYIVKGSILILAVYIDIYSRQRKKTS from the coding sequence ATGAGTACAAATAGCGATGTGACACTAAGTAAAGTTGGATCAAAGCGTAAATTTACAGGTTTTAAAATTGATGTACGTGCTTATACGATGATCGGCGCGTTGTTGTCGATCTGGGTTCTGTTCTCATTGCTTCACGAGCGGTTTCTATCTGCTACGAACTTATCCAATTTATTTCTACAAATGTCTGCTACCGCAATATTGGCGATCGGGATGGTACTCGTCATCGTTGCAGGTCATATCGATCTATCGGTAGGCTCACTCGTCGGTTTGACGGGCGGGATCGCGGCGATGTTAAATGTTTGGTACGATTGGCCGACGGTTCCAGTTATTCTTGTAACTGTAGCAATCGGTGCAGCGATTGGATTCGTGCAGGGTTGGATAATTGCTTATCGAGCCGTGCCCGCCTTTATCGTTACATTGGGGGGAATGTTGATCTTCAGAGGAGTTTTGTTCGGATCGACAGGAAGCGTCACCGTTGCTCCATTATCCCCCTCGCTCAGAACGCTTGGTGCTGCATATGTTGCTGACATTGCAGGCTGGGTATTCGGTATTGCTGCATTGCTCGTAGCCGCTTACTTGGTATTACGTAAGCGGGCATCTCGGATACAATACGGTTTCGACGTATCTCCGTTTCCACTTACGATTTTACGAATCGTTGTAACTGGAGCTTTCATCCTCGGCTTCGTCTATATCATGAACAGCTACAAAGGCATTCCAGTTCCGTTCATAATGGTCGTTGTGCTTGCACTTGTATTTACGTTCATCTCTAAAAATACAACGTTCGGCCGTCAAATCTACGCGATTGGGGGAAACCCAGAAGCTGCAAGGTTATCGGGCATTAACATCAAGCGTCGCGTGCTTACCGTATTCATTCTCTGTAATACGTTAGCAGCTATTGCTGCACTTATTCTTACGGCACGTCTTAGTGCTGCAACAATGAGTGCCGGTCAAACTGCGGAGCTAGATGCGATTGCAGCCTGCGTTATCGGTGGAACGAGTCTGATGGGTGGGGCAGGAACAATTGTTGGTGCAGTTATTGGCGCGCTCGTTATGGCGAGCTTGGATAACGGGATGAGCCTCATGAACATGGAATCGTTCTGGCAATATATCGTGAAGGGCTCAATTCTGATTCTCGCGGTGTACATTGATATTTATAGCAGACAACGCAAGAAGACATCGTAA